TTTACCTACGAGGAGATTGCTACGGTTGCCAAGCTGGCTGCTGAGCTTGGTATTAAGAAGGTTAGACTTACCGGCGGTGAACCGCTGGTCAGAGCCAAACTGCCTGAGCTGGTAGCCATGCTAGCCCAGATTGATGGCATTGACGACATCTCGCTGACTACAAACGGTGTTCTCCTGAAGCAGTATGCCGGTGAGCTTAAACGGGCTGGCTTGAAACGGGTTAACGTCAGCCTGGATTCCCTAAAGCAAGATAAGTTTGAACGCATCACCCGCCATCGTAAGCTAAGCGACGTGCTGCAGGGCATAAAAGAGGCTAAAGCTTGCGGGCTGCATCCAGTCAAGGTCAATATGGTGGTCATGCGTGGCATAAATGATGATGAGATTGTGGACTTTGCCAGATTGACCATAACTGAAGGCTGGCATTTACGGTTTATCGAGCTGATGCCCTTTGCCATGGATAACCCGCCGGAGGGGCATTCAACTAGAGGAAAGACCAATGTTCATCCTCAATTTATGTCAGCCGATGAGGTGAAAGAACGTCTGGGCAGTGTGGGAAAGCTGGAACCTAGCCTGCCCATCAGCGGAAATGGTCCGGCTAAATACTTTCGCTTTCCGCAAGCTAGTGGCACCATCGGCTTCATCACGCCGGTTAGCCAGCACTTTTGCTTCAGTTGTAATCGCCTCCGTCTTACTGCCGAAGGTAAGCTACGACCGTGCCTGCTCGGCGACCAGGAAATTGATCTGCGCCAACCACTGCGTGAAGGTGCTTCACCCGAAGAGCTGAAAAAGGTCATCACTGAGGCTATTCAATCGAAGCCGCAAAAGCATCAGCTACAACAAGGTCAGGTCTCTAGAAAACGCCTCATGTCTCAGGTAGGAGGTTGACATGAGTTCATCTTCAGATATTCGGATGGTGGATGTCGGTAGAAAGCCGGTTACTGCCAGGCAGGCTGTAGCCAAGGGCAGAGTTTTGATGCAGGCGGCAACGTTGAAACTGCTCAAACAAGGCAAGTTGCCCAAAGGTGATGTTCTAGCGGCGACTCGAGTCGCCGGCATCATGGCAGCCAAAGAAACCCATCGTCTCATCCCGCTATGTCACCCCCTGCTCATTGAGGATGTCGTTATCGACTTCACCATAG
This is a stretch of genomic DNA from Chloroflexota bacterium. It encodes these proteins:
- the moaC gene encoding cyclic pyranopterin monophosphate synthase MoaC, coding for MSSSSDIRMVDVGRKPVTARQAVAKGRVLMQAATLKLLKQGKLPKGDVLAATRVAGIMAAKETHRLIPLCHPLLIEDVVIDFTIDEKASAVEVAATVKGSGKTGFEMEALTAVAISGLTIYDMCKTVDQTLRLDNIRLIKKSGGKSGTISLE
- the moaA gene encoding GTP 3',8-cyclase MoaA → MTGLSDPFNRPINYLRISVTDRCNLRCIYCLPPEGIRLLPYGEIFTYEEIATVAKLAAELGIKKVRLTGGEPLVRAKLPELVAMLAQIDGIDDISLTTNGVLLKQYAGELKRAGLKRVNVSLDSLKQDKFERITRHRKLSDVLQGIKEAKACGLHPVKVNMVVMRGINDDEIVDFARLTITEGWHLRFIELMPFAMDNPPEGHSTRGKTNVHPQFMSADEVKERLGSVGKLEPSLPISGNGPAKYFRFPQASGTIGFITPVSQHFCFSCNRLRLTAEGKLRPCLLGDQEIDLRQPLREGASPEELKKVITEAIQSKPQKHQLQQGQVSRKRLMSQVGG